Within the Dysgonomonadaceae bacterium PH5-43 genome, the region CCAGGAGCTTCACTAATAGAAATTCTTTTTTCGTTAAACACATCATAAGAAAGAGAGGTTGATTTACCTGTCCACATTTTCACTGCCATAGTTTGCATTGCAGGAAATACTCGATGATGAATATCTTTCGTAGAAATACCATTATTTGTATGGTCATTCCAAACAGCAAACATACCTCCTAAAATTTGAGGGTGTCTATCTTCAAACTCTTTTCCGCCGATATTAGCCGGAGTCCAATTATTATATAGGTGTTTTGTATTTAGATAATCATAATAATAACCTGCATTCGGAACCAGATACACCAAACCATCAGGAATACTTACAAGTTGATAACCCTTTTCCATCATAACGTCTGGTTGAGCATAAGGATTGTGCCACGACCACATAACTACATCTTTAGACTTAACTGGAGTTTCTCCATTAGCGTGAGTCAATGCTCCCCAAACACAAGCTTGTTTTCCAAAACTTTCTATATAACGTATATAGTAATCCGTAAAATAACGGAATTTTTCCACAACCTCTTTTTCTTTATTCGAATATTCATCAGTACCAACGTGCACCTTCTCTCCTATAAAAACTGGATTATCACCACCTAAATACTCTTCGAATAACTTATCAAAAAATTCATAAGTAGTAGGCTTGAATAAGTCAAGATGATCCATTCCGTATTTCTCACTGCCTAATTCGGGATTATATTGAGCAAAAGCCAAAGAGTGAGCAGGAATATCTATTTCTGGAATAATCTCAACAAAATTTGCAATTCCCAATTTTTGAAGATCAATAAACTCTTGCTTTGTGTACGAGCCATCTTGCGCTGTAAGCCCTGGAAATGTTTCACACTCTAAACGGAATGCCGCCTGTGTTTTATTCCAATCATCTTGAAAATACTGCTTAAAGCCATTATCATTCAAATGTATATGAAAAGTATTCATTTTATAATACGCCATAAACTTTACATAATCTTGCAAGAAATGAAGAGGAATAAACTTACGACCACAATCAAGCATAAACCCACGCAAAGGATAATCAGGGAAATCTACAATTTCGCCCTTCAACAAAGCCGAAGATTCGCTTTGCTCTGTCATCTGAAGTAATGTGCGAGTTGCCCAAAATGCTCCCACTGGTTTATTTGCCAATATTGTAACTTTGTCTGATATTTTAATTTTATAACCCTCATCTCCTATTTTCTTATCTTTGACAAGTTCAACAACAAAATCTCCAGCTTTGGCTTTTCCTATCACTACCTGTAGTTTAACACCAAACATTTCAAGATAGTCGGCAGCAAAAGCATCTGCCACCTGCTGTAACTCTGGTGATTTTGAAGAATACACAATTCGAGTTTGCGAAGAAGGAATAAACTCCCCATCTCCTCCTTTCCATTCTTTAAGCTCTGGTATTACAAACGGTTTTTCATTAACGGTTTTAGAATAGACTAAGTTAGCCGAAACCAACAAAACAGACACACATAGAAATAATAATCGTTTCATGTTATTTTTTATGATTTTAAAATTAAGTTAGAGCCACAAAAGTAATACTATTTAATGAAAATACAAATTTTAAAGATATATTTTAATTTTCAATGTTTGGTTAAATAACATATAAAAAATAAGAATCGATACAAAGCAAAAACTTTTCGAGTAACAGAAAAACGGCACACGCAGAATAAAAAGCGTCAAAACTTCCTTTATCCCAATTTATCAAAAAAAAGCTACCTGAGAATTCGTTTATTAGAATTTAAGTATTCATTTAGTTTTTCAGAAACAATCTTAGCTCCGTGACTACTTAAATGATTTCCATCACTATAACAAGTATCAGGCATAACAAAATCAGAATAATTAATAAAATTAACATCTGGATAATCATTTTTTATTTTTGATGTTGTTTCTTCAAAGGTTTGTTTGTAAAACTCTGGAATTTGCTCTAAATACCCTAAAAAAAGAGGACTCGTATACAAGATGAGTTTCACTTCGTATCGCCTACATAAATCCATTATTTTCCACAAATACTCAACAGAAATCTCCGAAACATCTAAATTTTCAAAATCAAATTGCCCAGCAGCATCACAAAACGAATCAATACTGGCACCTTTTGCAGCACTAAAATACCGTCCCCTAAAAGGCAGTTCTTTTTTACTAAAATCAGAATTAAGAGTTTTGCATATTAAATTAATATTATCTTTTGTTGGAACCCCACATTTCCAACCCAAAAAATTTCTAAAATATATTAAATCAGAGGCATATAAAAGCCTAAGTTCATTATCATTTAATAATGCAAAGTATTTTGGGAAGGAAGCATTTTTATTATAATTATTAAAAAGAGAATTATCCGTCGCACTCGCTAAGTTAGAGTAAGTGTACCCCAAAACAACAGTTTTTAATTGAGGATTATTTTTCAAAAAACACCTTAGGCGTACATACGTAAACAAATAATGCTCTCCAAGAATAAATTGATTATCTGAATAATTAATATACTGTGGGTCCAAAGACAAGCCAACATGAGAATCTCCAATCATCAATATACTCTTAGAATCCTCAATCTTAAAATTATTTGAATTTAATATATTCTTTTGAACACAACAATGCCCTACCAATGAAATTGGCACCACTATAGTCAAAACAAAAACAAAAAACGAGCCTATGACCTTAAAGAATTTCTTCATTTATATTAAAATTGAAAATAAATAAACGGAGCTTCAGCTCCTCCATAATTAAAAATCAACCAAACAACAAAAACATATATTAACCAGCGAATATGTCTATTCTTTATTTTAACTACATCCAAACCATGCTGGCAATCTCTTTGCATCCATTCAACAGTAAACAAAATCAGAATCAGCAATAATATTATCAATCCTGAATGAAATGCTTCGAAGGGGAATGAAATTATAGACTTATCAAATATTCTCTTTATATAATCTCCAGCCTGAGCAATACTCTCAGCTCTAAAGAATATCCATGCAAACATTGCCAAAACAAATGTTGATAGCATCTGCCAAGTTTCTTTTATGTTCGGCAAAATCTTACCTTCGGCAACTACGTTGAGGTATTTTCTATTCTTTCCCCCTAATAATAACGGTATAAAATATATAGCGTTTATTAATCCCCAAACTATGAATGTCCAGTTAGCTCCGTGCCAAAAGCCACTAACTAAGTAAACAATAAAGGTATTTCTGATTACTTTTGATTTGCAAACTCTACTACCGCCCAATGGTATATAAATATAATCTCTGAACCACGTAGTTAGCGAGATATGCCAACGACGCCAAAACTCTGCTATATCTCTTGAAAAATATGGATAGGCAAAGTTGCGCATAAGATTAACGCCAAACAAACGAGCAGTTCCTATGGCTATATCAGAATAACCTGAGAAGTCGCAATAAATCTGAACAGAAAAAAAGAAAGCTCCTAATATTAAGCTACTGGCTGGAAGTGTCTCGTAATTTTCAAATATATGGTCTGTGCAAATAGCACAATTATCAGCTATTGCCATCTTCTTGAATAATCCCCATAGAATTTGGCGCATACCATCTACCGCTTTATCGTACTCAAAAACTCGTTTTTTGTAAAATTGAGGCAGTAGATTAATGGCACGCTCAATAGGTCCGGCTACTAACTGAGGAAAGAAACTTACGAAGGCAAAGAAAGACACAACATCTTTTGTTGGTTCAAGCTTTTTCTTATAAACATCTATTGTATAACTTAATGCCTGAAATGTGTAGAAACTTATACCTACAGGAAGAATAATTTTCAATGTATGTATATTTAATTCTCTACCAAACAAAGCAAATGCATCTACAAAGGCTTCAATAAAGAAGTTAAAGTATTTGTAGTAGCAAAGTATTCCTAAATTAAGTATAATATTTCCTGCGGTAACCCATAGAGAGTAACGTTTTAGCTTTTTTTCTTCTTTAACTTTGTCTCTAATCTTCACAATTAGAACTCCGCTAAACCAACTTGCTAAGGTTGTGAAACCCATTAGTAATAAGAATCGCCAATCCCACCAACCATAGAAGATGTAACTTACAACAACTATAAATAGATTTTGTAGTTTAATATTATGATTAAATACAAACCAATAAAGAAGAAAAACTATTGGAAGAAATATTGCAAAATCGAGAGAGTTAAATAGCATAAAATTAGAGTATAGCGCTTTAAATTAAGCACAAAGGTAAAAAAAAATCACAAACCGACACTACTATACTCTATTTTCAAAACATCAAGACAACAATACACACTTCACGCGCGTATAGGGGAGTTTTATTTTTCTACCCTTCACACTCCTGTTTTCCGCGATTTTTCCAAGAATCATTCTATTTTTATCATAACTCCCTGATAATCAATTGTGGCATTTGGCTATTTGGGTGACCCAGCGAGGAAAACATGAAGTAATACTATTTAACAAAAATGCAAATCTTAAAGATATACTTTAATTTTCAATGCTCAGTTAAATAACATATAAAACAGTGCAAAATAATAAGTATTTCAAGCGAAAGCTTTATATTTTTTCTATTTCACTCAAATTCTTGACATTTTCTCTACTTACTTATTTTTACAAGACTTCTCTTTTCTCTATTATTTTGATATTATCGACCCTTTGCTTAAATTAAGAAAGGAGACAAGAGAGCAAGCAAACTACCACAATAGGCAACTATCTGTAATTCCTTAACTCTCGGAGAAGAGCGTGAAAATTAGCGAGTGGACAAATGGTCGGCTATTTCTCTCTCACGAAGACTTTCGCCGCTTCTTAAAAGAACTCCTTAGTTGCTCTTAGTAGATGGGTGAGCTGCTTGTTACTATATACCCCCTGTCGCTCTTAGTAGATACCCCTCGTCTTTCTTAGTAGATAGGCGAGCTGGTTCTTAGAAGAGACCCGATGCAGCTCTTAGTAGAACCTCCCCGTCTTTATACTTAAGACACCCCGCCGTTCTTAGTAGAGAGACATCGCCTCTCTTAGTAGAGAGGGAAGGGGTCTCTTAGTAGAGAGACGACCCTAAGTGAAGCTTTGCATTTTAACAATCTGCGTCGAAGTCGCTATTTATTCTCATTACCTCCTCTATATCTGAAATAGAATACCCCCTCCCAACGGCAAAACGCATTAATTTCTGCTTTATTTCGTAATCATTTTTGCCTTTCACGCTTTTACGCTTATTATCTATCAGGGTTTTTAGCTGGATTCTCACATCTTCTTTGTCTACTATCGACAAACAGTCATTAATTACAGACTCTGAAATGTTCTTTTTTTTTAATTCAAACTTGATTTTATGTAGTCCCCACTTATTATACCTTATTTTATCATTAACAAATGCTCTACAGTAGCGTTCTTCGTCTATGAATTTTTCTTTTTTTAGATAAGTAATTAGATTTATCTTTTCTTCTTCTGTCAACTCCCAGAGATTCATCTTTTTTCGCACATCGTAAACGCATTTTTCACCTTTACTGCAATAGGTCGCTAATCTATAAAGAGCTTTATCGTAAGTCATAACAATTATTGTAAATACGCTTTTATCATTCTATCTTTTCCTGATATATCTTGAAACAACTTCGCACTATATCCCTTTTGTAAAAGCATATCAAGGGTTTGTTTTCCAAACATAGCACTTGTCTCGAAGTATAATTTACCTTTTTCGCTTAAACTCGTTAAACCAAGAGATGCTATTGCTTCGTAAAACAATAAAGGTTGTTCTTCGGGAACAAACAATGCTAAATTGGGCTCATAGTCTAATACATTTTCTTTCATAATTTTCTTTTCCGAAGGAACTATATAAGGTGGATTACTTACTATAATATCCCATTTGGTGTTCTTAATTATTGAATTCGGCTCTAAGTTCAAAATATTTTCGTTAAGCAAGGTTATTTTCACATTGTTAGCAACGACATTATCGGCAGCAACAATCAAAGCTTCTTCCGAAACATCTACAGCAAAAACTTTTGCAGCAGGTAAATTTTTCGCTAATGAAATTGCTATGCACCCCGACCCTGTACCTATATCCAATATATTTATCTCGTCGGTTTTATTTGTTTCTCCGAGTATCAGGTCAACCAACTCTTCTGTTTCGGGACGAGGAATAAGCACCGACTCGTTTACCTTAAACATAAGATTATAAAACTCCGTTGAACCCAAAACATACTGTATAGGACGATGCAACTTCAACTCTTCTACAAACTTGTGGAAGTTCTGAGTTTCATTTGCAGATAATTGCTTATCTTTGTCTCGCAAAAGAGTGTGTTTGTCTTTTTTACAAATATACTGAAGCAGGAGATAGCCAAGAGACTGTATTTCGGACTCTGAGTACTGAGTTTTCAGGCTTTCTTTGATATATAACAATGCTGTTTGCATAATGCAAAGTTAATTATTTTATTTGGAAATAAACAATAAATATATGCGCCGATGCTTAGAACTGGCTTCTAAAGGCAGAGGTTTTGTAGCCCCCAACCCATTGGTGGGAGCTGTTATTGTTCACAATGGCAGAATAATCGGAGAGGGCTATCATCGAAAATACGGAGAGGCACACGCCGAAGTAAACGCTATAAACTCCGTCAAAAACAAGGAACTACTCAAAGACTCTACCATTTATGTAAATCTTGAACCTTGTTCGCACTATGGCAAAACACCTCCGTGTGCAAAAAGAATAATAGAAGAAGGAATCCCCAGAGTTGTTATCGGACACGAAGATCCTAATCCTAAAGTATCAGGCAGAGGTATAGCTATGCTTAAAGACAACAACATTGAGGTTGTTTGCAATGTACTTAAAGACGAAGCAGAACAACTAAATGTTCGTTTCATTACATCTATCGTAAAAAAGAGACCTTACATAATATTAAAATGGGCTCAATCGGTCGACGGATTTATAGACAAATATAGAGAGCTAAACGACGGACAGTTGCCTGTTAAATTCTCTGACGAATATACTCAAACTCTTGTTCATAAATTAAGAGCAGAAGAATCGGCTATTATAATAGGTAGTCGCACCGCATTATTAGACAACCCTCAACTAAACGTTCGCTATTGGCACGGCAACAATCCGCAAAAGATAATAGCTGATAGCCGCAAACCTCTAAACTCTACACTTAACGATCTTTATTCGGAGGGAATACAATCTTTAATCGTTGAAGGGGGGACTAAACTAATAACCAGTTTTATTAATCAGGATTTATGGGACGAAGCTCGGATAGAAATCAGCCATATTAACTTGTTGCAAGGCATTGAGGCTCCTAAAATAAGAGGAACTCTTACATTTGTTCAAAAATGTAAAAAATCCGAGATTTTGTTTTATAAGCCCTAAAAATGTATAAATATTAACTAACTTGAGTGATTTAGTGAAAAATGTTTCTACTTTTGCACATTAAATGCTTTAGGCGTAAACTTATTAAGATGAAATTTAAGACCATTTTGTACATATTTATATGTTCATTTGTTTTAGTGAATATGACATCGTGCTTAGGCGATGACGATGACGAGAATTTTATATCAAAAGACTCTCATTTAATTTATATGAGTTTCTCTTCCCGAGAAATCACTGCACTAAACTCTACTTCTTTCTCTATCGACAATGTAAGAAACATCATTTACAATCAAGATTCTTTACCTTATCTTACTGATATAGAAAATAAAAGCGTACTTCTTACTTACACTACAGGCTCCAATTCGAGTAATTTTGAAGTTACAATAGATAACGAAGCTACCTTTTTCAAGAGTGGAGACTCTATTGCTATTGACCAGATTAACCATATCAATATTTACGCTATTAATGGTGATAAAAAAACTTACGCCTTCAATCTTAACATTCATAAAGTCGACCCAGACTCTATACAATATAAACTTATTGATGAAGATGTTGACATATTAGCTTGGGGAACTAACAAAACTATCTCTACTGAAGACTCTTATCTTACTTATATAAAAAAAGATAACGACTTAATTTATCTTTTTGAATGGAATAATGATTTCTCTGAATATACACAACAAACGCTTACTGGATTACCTTTCAACACTATTATATCAAACATTCAATTGGCAAACAATGGAGTATTTTACTCCAACACTACTGATGGCGCATTATGTTCTTCTACCGATGGTGTTAATTGGTCAGTTATGAATTTCGACTATCCTGTAAAAGCCGTACTTGGAAGTATAGATGGTTTCTTGTGTCTTATATTTGAACAAGGAGAATATTTATCTTTAGGTGCTTATTCTGAAAACAACATTTCTTACGGAGATAAACTCCCAGAGAACTTCCCAACTGAGAACTTTTCTATCGTAAACAAAAATAACTCCTTATATATATATGGTGGTTTAACATCGGTGTGGGCTACAGACAATGGCAAACATTGGGTTTCATTAGATAATCCCAATCAAAATTATCCAGATATTAAAAACGGGAATGCGTTTACTTACGACAACAAAACTTATTATATAGGTGGCATATTACCTGACGGCACTTACAACTCAACTATATACACATCTTTGAATGGTGGGTTAGTTTGGGATACTGAAGGTTCTAATACTAAAGCTCCAGAATCTTTTGTATTAAGAGAAGGCGCTTCGGTTGTTACAGATAATAAGTATTTTTATATTATAGGCGGAAACAACACTCTCGAAAACCCATCTCGTTTAACCGACATTTGGCAATCAGGAGTTAATTCCAAGCTTTTTGAATAATATAAAGTGGATTAAATATATAATTTTGGAGCATTTTTAACGTTCTCTTTAGATAAAGACGTTTTATGATTTTTGCTTCAATACATATAAAAGAGAAAATAAAAGTATTAACACTTATACTTTGTTTGGTTAGTTGTGCGGTAGCGACCGCTCAAGAGTACAGATATGAATTAGGAGGAATGGCTGGCGCATCTATGTATATGGGCGATGCAAACCAATCTTCATTAACAAAAGGCTGGAACCCTGCTGGTGGAGTCGTTTTTAGAAACAACCTAAACTTCAGATGGGCGATAAAAGCAAATTTATTAATGGGGAAAGTATCTGGTAATACTGCCAACTTCGACAATGTATATCCTAATAAAACTCAAATATCTTTCGATAGAATGTTTTATGAATTAGGAGGACATATTGAGTTTAATTTTCTTCCTTACAGCGATAAGTATTCATATCTGGGAACAAGCAAAATATCTCCTTATTTATTAACGGGCTTAGGATTAACTATGGCTCCAGGAGATGGAAGAACATTCTTCGGAATAAACTTCCCTTTAGGTATAGGTGTAAAATATAAATTGAAAAACAAATTGAATATAGGTGCTGAGTTTGTATCTCACAGATTATTTAGCGATAGCTTTGATGCTCGTTCGTATGGAGATATAACATTAGAAGACCCTTATTCAATAAAAAGCGGAATATTTAAGAATAAAGATTGGTATAATACTTTTCTTATTTCTATTACATGGGAATTTGGAATAAGAGATTATAGATGTATAGGAGACTGATGAAAGAGCAAATTGACTTTACAAGATTACCGGTTCACGTAGCTATTATAATGGACGGTAACGGACGCTGGGCTAAACAACAAGGAATGGACAGACACATAGGACATCAAGAAGGTGCCGTATCTGTTCGTAACATCGTGGAAACTTCAGCAGAAATAGGAATTAAATACCTAACACTATACACCTTTTCTACCGAAAACTGGAATCGCCCTAAAGAAGAAGTTGATGCTCTAATGGAATTATTGGTAATAACTATCAAAGACGAAACTCCTCGCTTAATGAAAAACAATGTAAGATTGTTGGCTATTGGTGATTTAGAGCGTTTACCAGAAAAGAGCAAGAACACTCTAAAAGAATGCATTAACGAAACAAGTAATAACACTGGTTTAACTCTTATTTTAGCATTAAGTTATTCTTCTCGATGGGAAATAACAAGAGCTATGCAGTTGATAGCTCAAGATATTAAAGATAATAAACTAAGCTCAAACGACATAAACGAAGAGCTAATAGCAGGGTATCTTACTACCAAAAATATCCCAGACCCTGATTTGCTTATAAGAACAGGGGGAGAACATCGTATTAGCAATTATCTACTTTGGCAATTAGCTTATTCCGAATTGTATTTTATGCCTGAATACTGGCCTGAATTTAGAGAGGAAAGTCTTTACAAGGCTATTTACGATTACCAGCAAAGAGAGCGACGCTTCGGAAAAACAGGCGACCAAGTAAAAAATATTAACGAATAGTAATTTAGAAATTATATGTATAAAAACTTTCTACTCTTTTGTCTTTTGTCTTTTGTGAGTTTCAACTTGTTTGCTCAAGAAGAAACAGCACAAACTTCACAAGAAAAACTACCTGTTGTTACGTACAGTATGAACAGTAACTATAAAAAATACACAATAGCTGACATAAAAATTTCCGGAGTAGAAAATTATGGTTATGAAGACTATGTATTAATAGGAATATCGGGGCTATCTATCGGAGATAAAATTAGTGTGCCTGGGGAAGAACTAACAAATGCCCTGAAAGCTTATCTAAAGCAAGGGTTATTCTCGTGGGGAAAGATACTTATAAACAAACAAACGAATGACAGTGTTTGGATAGAGATAGCATTAACTCCTAACCCTCTTATTTCTTCTATAGAGTTTTCTGGTGTAAAGAAAAGCGAACGAGAAGACTTAGAAGGCAAAATAGGCTTATCTAAAAACTCTCAACTTACCCCTAATATAATAAACAGAGTAAAAAAGAGAGTAAAAGACTATTTCGGTGAAAAAGGATTTAGTAATGCCGAAGTTACTATTCAGCAACGAGATGACTTATCTAACGAGGGTAAGGTTATATTAGATATAGCTGTTAATAAGAATGCCAAAACCAAAGTTAAAAACATATACATAATTGGTAATGAAGAGTTATCCGACTATGACCTTAAGATGGCAATGAAGAAAACTAACGAAGGTTTCTCTTTACGTAAAAATGCAAAGCTAAGTTTACGTAAACTATTCAGTTCTAAGAAGTTTGTAAAAGATGAATTCAGCAACGACCTTCAGTTCATTGTAGATAAATATAACGAAAAAGGATACCGAAATGCTCAAATTGTATCTGACAGTTTGGTTACGGTCGACGACGGCAAGAAGGTTGATGTATATATTACTGTACACGAAGGAGAACAATTTCACGTCAGAAATATAAACTGGATAGGAAACACTAAATATTCATCTACAGTTTTAGGAGATGTACTCGGAATGCAACCTGGAGATGTTTACGATATGAACAAACTAAACAATCGTTTATTTGTAGAAGAAGACGCTGTTGTAAATTTATATATGAATAGTGGTTATATGTTTTCCGACTTAGAGCCCGTTGAAGTAAACATAGAAAACGACTCTATCGATGTGGAAATTAGAATACAAGAAGGTGTGCAGGCTACTATTAACCGTGTAAGTATATCTGGTAACGATAGAATATACGAAGACATTATACGAAGAGAACTTTTCACTAAACCAGGACAGCTCTTCAACAAAGAACTTATAATGATGTCGTGGAGAGAGCTTGCTCAAATGGGACACTTCGATGCTGAAAACGTAAACATCGATACAAATCCCGATGTAGAAGCAGGAACTGTTGATATTACTTTCGATTTAACTCCTAAAGCTAACGACCAGATAGAGTTTTCGGCTGGATATGGACAAACTGGTCTTATAGGACGTTTAAGCTTAAAATTCTCTAACTTCTCAATGAAGAATCTTTTCAATCCAAGTTCTTACAAAGGATTTCTACCTCAAGGAGAAGGACAGACACTTA harbors:
- a CDS encoding hexosaminidase (product_source=KO:K12373; cath_funfam=3.20.20.80; cleavage_site_network=SignalP-noTM; cog=COG3525; ko=KO:K12373; pfam=PF00728,PF02838; superfamily=49899,51445,55545), with amino-acid sequence MKRLLFLCVSVLLVSANLVYSKTVNEKPFVIPELKEWKGGDGEFIPSSQTRIVYSSKSPELQQVADAFAADYLEMFGVKLQVVIGKAKAGDFVVELVKDKKIGDEGYKIKISDKVTILANKPVGAFWATRTLLQMTEQSESSALLKGEIVDFPDYPLRGFMLDCGRKFIPLHFLQDYVKFMAYYKMNTFHIHLNDNGFKQYFQDDWNKTQAAFRLECETFPGLTAQDGSYTKQEFIDLQKLGIANFVEIIPEIDIPAHSLAFAQYNPELGSEKYGMDHLDLFKPTTYEFFDKLFEEYLGGDNPVFIGEKVHVGTDEYSNKEKEVVEKFRYFTDYYIRYIESFGKQACVWGALTHANGETPVKSKDVVMWSWHNPYAQPDVMMEKGYQLVSIPDGLVYLVPNAGYYYDYLNTKHLYNNWTPANIGGKEFEDRHPQILGGMFAVWNDHTNNGISTKDIHHRVFPAMQTMAVKMWTGKSTSLSYDVFNEKRISISEAPGVNVLGKVGKGKEKVLSIANLKPRQKTGLKEIGYNYTVSFDIEGADEAKGTVLFSTPDTEFYLSDPIKGMMGYSRDGYLYTFRYKVKKGEKVNIKICGDNKNTKLYINGRLCDDMNTVKMWFNEGKSTMYYSQTLVFPLDNTGVFNSKIMNFEVLNYIEN
- a CDS encoding hypothetical protein (product_source=Hypo-rule applied; superfamily=52266; transmembrane_helix_parts=Inside_1_6,TMhelix_7_26,Outside_27_316); protein product: MKKFFKVIGSFFVFVLTIVVPISLVGHCCVQKNILNSNNFKIEDSKSILMIGDSHVGLSLDPQYINYSDNQFILGEHYLFTYVRLRCFLKNNPQLKTVVLGYTYSNLASATDNSLFNNYNKNASFPKYFALLNDNELRLLYASDLIYFRNFLGWKCGVPTKDNINLICKTLNSDFSKKELPFRGRYFSAAKGASIDSFCDAAGQFDFENLDVSEISVEYLWKIMDLCRRYEVKLILYTSPLFLGYLEQIPEFYKQTFEETTSKIKNDYPDVNFINYSDFVMPDTCYSDGNHLSSHGAKIVSEKLNEYLNSNKRILR
- a CDS encoding alginate O-acetyltransferase complex protein AlgI (product_source=KO:K19294; cog=COG1696; ko=KO:K19294; pfam=PF03062; superfamily=90123; transmembrane_helix_parts=Outside_1_4,TMhelix_5_24,Inside_25_30,TMhelix_31_45,Outside_46_48,TMhelix_49_68,Inside_69_88,TMhelix_89_111,Outside_112_125,TMhelix_126_148,Inside_149_160,TMhelix_161_183,Outside_184_335,TMhelix_336_358,Inside_359_378,TMhelix_379_396,Outside_397_415,TMhelix_416_438,Inside_439_463,TMhelix_464_486,Outside_487_488); the encoded protein is MLFNSLDFAIFLPIVFLLYWFVFNHNIKLQNLFIVVVSYIFYGWWDWRFLLLMGFTTLASWFSGVLIVKIRDKVKEEKKLKRYSLWVTAGNIILNLGILCYYKYFNFFIEAFVDAFALFGRELNIHTLKIILPVGISFYTFQALSYTIDVYKKKLEPTKDVVSFFAFVSFFPQLVAGPIERAINLLPQFYKKRVFEYDKAVDGMRQILWGLFKKMAIADNCAICTDHIFENYETLPASSLILGAFFFSVQIYCDFSGYSDIAIGTARLFGVNLMRNFAYPYFSRDIAEFWRRWHISLTTWFRDYIYIPLGGSRVCKSKVIRNTFIVYLVSGFWHGANWTFIVWGLINAIYFIPLLLGGKNRKYLNVVAEGKILPNIKETWQMLSTFVLAMFAWIFFRAESIAQAGDYIKRIFDKSIISFPFEAFHSGLIILLLILILFTVEWMQRDCQHGLDVVKIKNRHIRWLIYVFVVWLIFNYGGAEAPFIYFQF
- a CDS encoding regulatory protein (product_source=KO:K03565; cath_funfam=1.10.10.10; cog=COG2137; ko=KO:K03565; pfam=PF02631; smart=SM00486; superfamily=54427): MTYDKALYRLATYCSKGEKCVYDVRKKMNLWELTEEEKINLITYLKKEKFIDEERYCRAFVNDKIRYNKWGLHKIKFELKKKNISESVINDCLSIVDKEDVRIQLKTLIDNKRKSVKGKNDYEIKQKLMRFAVGRGYSISDIEEVMRINSDFDADC
- a CDS encoding release factor glutamine methyltransferase (product_source=KO:K02493; cath_funfam=1.10.8.10,3.40.50.150; cog=COG2890; ko=KO:K02493; pfam=PF05175,PF17827; superfamily=53335; tigrfam=TIGR03534): MQTALLYIKESLKTQYSESEIQSLGYLLLQYICKKDKHTLLRDKDKQLSANETQNFHKFVEELKLHRPIQYVLGSTEFYNLMFKVNESVLIPRPETEELVDLILGETNKTDEINILDIGTGSGCIAISLAKNLPAAKVFAVDVSEEALIVAADNVVANNVKITLLNENILNLEPNSIIKNTKWDIIVSNPPYIVPSEKKIMKENVLDYEPNLALFVPEEQPLLFYEAIASLGLTSLSEKGKLYFETSAMFGKQTLDMLLQKGYSAKLFQDISGKDRMIKAYLQ
- a CDS encoding diaminohydroxyphosphoribosylaminopyrimidine deaminase/5-amino-6-(5-phosphoribosylamino)uracil reductase (product_source=KO:K11752; cath_funfam=3.40.140.10,3.40.430.10; cog=COG0117,COG0262; ko=KO:K11752; pfam=PF00383,PF01872; superfamily=53597,53927; tigrfam=TIGR00326), which gives rise to MRRCLELASKGRGFVAPNPLVGAVIVHNGRIIGEGYHRKYGEAHAEVNAINSVKNKELLKDSTIYVNLEPCSHYGKTPPCAKRIIEEGIPRVVIGHEDPNPKVSGRGIAMLKDNNIEVVCNVLKDEAEQLNVRFITSIVKKRPYIILKWAQSVDGFIDKYRELNDGQLPVKFSDEYTQTLVHKLRAEESAIIIGSRTALLDNPQLNVRYWHGNNPQKIIADSRKPLNSTLNDLYSEGIQSLIVEGGTKLITSFINQDLWDEARIEISHINLLQGIEAPKIRGTLTFVQKCKKSEILFYKP